Part of the Brassica oleracea var. oleracea cultivar TO1000 chromosome C8, BOL, whole genome shotgun sequence genome is shown below.
TATTGGGTGGGTAACATGATTGACTAAATTAAATGTTTGGTGGGTTGTGTGTGTGTTTTAGATTGGAAACAGGATCATAAAGAAGAGGCTTCATGTGCGTGTGGAGCATGTGCAGCAGTCTAGATGTGCGGAAGAGTTCAAACTGAGGATAAAGAAGAACGATGAGCTCAAAGCTGCAGCCAAAGCTAGAGGCGAGACAATAAGCACCAAGAGGCAGCCTAAAGGACCCAAACCAGGATTCATGGTCGAAGGTATGACCTTGGAGACTGTCACCCCAATTCCTTACGACGTCGTCAACGACCTCAAGGGAGGCTACTAGTTCTACTTTCTTCCCCGGCCTTGTTATGTGTGTTTGGAGCTCTTCGTATGCCTTGTAGCGACTTTAAATTATTTTGAACTAATTTATATGAGTATTTTGAAATCCAATTTATTGCCTCATTATTCATTTATATGTGTGTTTGGAGCTCTTCTCCCATAATACCCATCAAAATCAGTTGTTTCTTCATTCTCTTCTGCCACACCAATGACTTTCTGTGTTTCAGCATTTACTAGCGAGCAATCACGAGCATATGCATAAAGTCGCGGATCATCTACGTACTTAATTAGTAGTCCATTTCCCATTGGACTAGTCTTTGTGTTTGGAAGTGTGAACAATTCGCCACCCCAATAAATTTAGTCTGCATTGTATGCTAAATCAGTGAATATTTTAGCCGGCCAAAAACCAGGAGCCTTTTCCTTCTTTCCTTTTCCAGTGAATAACCCACCAGTCTCCATTTTGTGGATCCTTAAAAAAACACAAGTTTAAACACAAATCTTCTTAATTTTAAAATTTAACATCGATAAATATTTAAATAATTAACATATGGAGGTATAGTATTACAACACTAAATTATATATGTTTAATTTATACTATCCATAAATCCAATGATCTATTGTTTAAATACAATTATTGATAGTCCAATAAAAATTTCTGATATGTCCAAAATTTAAATGATAAGATTAGAGATAAATGTAACATACTTTTTAGGAATAAGTCCATTAGGTCTATTAGATCTATTTTTTAAAAAAATCACACATGAATCAAGGTTGTGACTTCTATTTTAATATATAAGATCAGAGATTAAATGTAACATTACTTTCTACTAATATGTCCATTAGGTCCATTTTTTTTAAAATCACACATGAATCAAAGTTATGACTTCTGTTTTAATATATAAGATTGTGCAAGAGTTAGTGGAAATACATTTACGTCACAACCATGAGAAAATATTGAGATGTTTGTTAACAATATGCAACATTATGGTCTGCATTTCCTATTTTAACTTGCCTAGTAATTTTGCAGAAGTCTAATTTGTTGACATCATGGACAAGGCTCAACTGAGGGAGTTTCTCGTTTCGTCATTACAATCTGTTACAACGGATGGACAGAGGATAAATGAAACAAGTGCGATACTACTAAAAGCTCTGGAAGCTTCTAACATAAACAAATATTTGAAAGTTAAATGCGTTGTAGAAGCTTCCCGTGAAAGGTATAAGTTATGTGTTGCTACTTTTTTTTCTTCCGTGGCTCATCTTAACATTTGGAAACCATAAGTTGACTTTATATTGGGATTTGGGCGCAGCATACTACTGGATGGTTTGGTTTTCCGCAAATTACCGGTGCATGAGGAAATGTCAAAAGGAAATTACGGATCCAATTATATGTCTCTTCAAAGGATCTCTGGTAGTTGTAAAGGTTTCTTATGCTCTTTTGGCATCTCTTAGAAATTTCAATTAGTAACGTTTATAATGCTCTTTTGGATGTTCCCAGGAAGCCAGCGTTAATATAGGCAGCTCTACTATGTCAATACGTGAAGAATCGAGTCAAGTTATTGTACTAGTTGAAAAGTCGATTTCTGCGTACGACGGCTATGACTATGAGGAGTACTTTCTCAAGAGGAACATAACAGCGGTCCAGAACATGGGTCACCGGCTCCTGAGATTTCCAACAGAGAATCACACCTGCACCTGCAAGTCATTCAAGTGCGGTGAGCAATTGAAAAACGTAACAACTGATAAGACGTTAATGCACTTTCATGGCTGTGATAGCTTAACGGTATTTAAATAATTAAGATTCTCATTTTCAATAATAGTTTTATGTATATATACAGTGAAACCTCTATAAATTAATAATGTTGGGACTACACCAAAACTATAATTTTTTTATTAATGTATAGAGATATTAATTTATCGATATACTAATTGAACCAAAAACTCAATTTGGAACTATAAAATTATATTATTTTTACAGAGATTTTTAGTTTATATTAATTTATAGAGTATTAATTTAAAAAGGTTATATTGTATATGTTTTCGTAAGAGTTTTGAGGTTTTGTTTCAGATACTGCTTAAAGGTGTCAATATCAATGAGCTAAAGGAGATAAAATGCCTTGTGAAATCACAGTTTAACATTCTCCGTAATCGTCTAACCAGATTCAACTGCTTCTTGGCTACTTTGCCCCGTTTCAAATTTCTCCGGATGAAAATGTGTGCGTTGAGTGCTTCAGATGGAATCTCAAACTACATTGCCTTTGTTCTTCGAACTAAATCCGGTAGTCCCGGATTCTCTCTTCATGAAGAATGTTTCCTTGAGTTGAGGACAAAGAGCAACTACCCTGAAACAGATTATATAGCATCACTAAGTCATTGTGATAAATGGGAAGCAAAGGGAGGTAAGAGTGGAGCTTACTTTGCCAGAAGCATCCATCAAATGCTGATAATCAAGGAGATCAAAAAGGATGAGTTTGACTATTTTTCAACAACAGTGGGAAAGAAATATTTCGAAGACCTTCCGGTCAAATGAGAAGACCTGGTTAGCCAAGATATTTGGCATTTATCAGGTGCTTTTTCCTTCATTTGTTCTGTTTTTTTTTTTAATAATGCTTCTCTGTACAAGGCTGGTTCTTTAACATATATTTTGCAGGTGACGACTAGAAAGTTTGTGATGGTTATGGAGAATTTAAATTTCAACAGGAGCATTGTAGCGCAGTTTACGATCTTAAAGGAAGCACAAACTGTCGCTTAGCTCCAACCACAACGGAGGTATTACTCGATGGAAACTTCAGCAACATCATGAAGATTTGGCCGTATGTAATCAGCCCTAACTCTAAAATGAGCTTTGAAGTAGCTCTTCGGAATGACACCCAGTTTCTCAGTGTAAGTTTTCGTTCATTTTCAGACTATTTGCTTTCTAACTAAAGCAAGTGTTTTTAATAATAAAACAAACTAGACTTTGACCCGTGCGTCCGCGCGAGTGTTATTTTAATTTGCAATGTCAATTTTTTTAGCAATTCTCTTGATATAGGTGTATATATGTAACCATGTTAATTAGGGATGAGTTTTTCGGTTTAATTCTGAATTCGGCTTGGTTTATTTGGGTTTAGGAAAACTTTAACCAAAGTCAACTCAAATTAGTTTAGTTTGGTTTGTGTTCGGTTTGGTGCGTATATGGTTTAGTTTGGTTTAGTTTGTGCTTGTTTAGTTCATTTCTGTTGATTTTTTAGTTTTTTCTAGTCCAATTACAAAAATATAAACAAATTATCATTTGACACAAATTCATTTTTTTTTTCATTTTTAAACATAAAGCCAAACATCGCAATAAGCATGCAGAAGATGTAATCTAATAGTTTTATGTTGTTATCTTTAAACCTAAGATAAATAGCATGGGTAATTTTTCAGTTGTGATATTAATGTAATAGATTCATATTCTTTTATTTTATTTTTAGTTGTATTTTTCTGTTAATTTTGAAGTAAAATATAAATTATATTTAATTGTTTAGGTTAATATTATTAGTATATTTAATTAATCTAATTTATAAATACTTCAATTTTTTGGTTCAATTTAAGACTGGACCATTTGGATTGATAAAATATTCAACGAAATGATTTAGACATATACTTTAGTTTGGTTTGGATCGGTTTGGGTTCGGATGGATCGGTTTAGTTTGGTTCGGTTCGGATTTTTTGTCCATCCTATTGTTAATTAATACTTAATAGTGTATTTTTTTCATCACTTAATAATGTATTCTATGGTAATAAAAAACAAAGTTATAAATTAACATAAGTTATTCTCGTTAGATATATATCTTGTGTTGACAAAAAAAGATATATATTTTACAAATGGATAATATACATTGTAGGAATATAATAAAAAAATTACAACGGCAAGTATCTTTATTATTGCTATTAATATCATAGCTTAAATTTAGGGGTTAGTTATGTTAAGTTAGCAAAATATTCAATGATTTTAGGAATATTTATTTGATCTCTTAACAGTTAAATGTACTATATCGATAGAAAAACTTTAAGTTTTGAATTAATGCTATGTCTAACTAAATTATGATTTGCTTGTTAGTGGGATAAGAAGTTAATGAGTTTTTTATTGCTTAGTGTAATATGCCGTGGAGTAGTATGAATAATTAGTAAAGCTTTAGAGTTAATATCAGTGGCATTACATTGTAATTATTTAGGAAAACTAAGGATCAAATAAACTTATCTGTACTCTTGTTTTAATAGTTTAGATAATTGTAGAGCGTACAAGTCATGGACTATTCACTCTTCATTGGAGTTGATCAGTTAAACCATGAGTTGATCTGTGGTATAATTGATTACCTAGGACCCTACGACTGGAAGAAAGCACTGGAGTCTGCTGTGAAAACTACAATAGGATGTTGTATACAACCAACAGTGATTGATCGAGAGGGCTATAAGACAAGGTTTCTGGAATTCATTCAAAAGGAGTTTCATTTGGATGGCAAGTGAAGGGCAGAAACTTAGATCAAAAGAACGTGAGAAAAGGGCATCGACATGCGAATCTCTATTTGTATGTTTGAGGATCTACTAAATACATTATTATTATTAGTCTATAAATAAGAGGTCCGTTCTTTAAACATTCACTTACATGTCCGTTGACTATAAGAGTCACAAAGGGGCAAACACAATTTTACATGAGTCTACTATATATATATATATATATATGCTCATGCCCACAGCCACTGCTTTTCAAGCTAAGCGATCAAGTTTATAGTGAGAACATAAACATTAAAACATGTTTGTTTTCCTCATTCCCGTTACCTTGGGTAATAACATCCTATCATTAAAATTTCTTCTGTGTTTTCATCCTCATTCTTGTTATCTCTCTCATAACTTTTGCTTTGCGTTGATGCTCCTTCCTGTTTCAATCTTGCAGAAATCTGCCAACTGAAGTCATTGTCGGAGAAATAGAGCTTCTTAATGTCTTGGGTAAGTGATGGAAAAGGAACCTTAAGCTCAGAACGTAAATCATAGCAACACACAACACGTTACTCACCCATATGACCTTGTGTCTCCTCTGTCCAAACTCAAGAAAAAACATGCTCTTCTTCCAACACCACGTAATGAACACAAAGATGATCCATTGCGTCACTGTCTTCCCAATCCAAAGAACATGACTAGCGAATAAGATAGCAGTTGCCTTTCTAAACCAAGATAATTGGGCCATGACGTGTGAATTTGATAATCAAGTTTTTAGACTTTGTTCTAACCAATCAAGTTCTCTAGATATTTTATTCCTTGCTAACACTCATACTACATTGCCGTTGCACTAAGCTCATCAATCTACAGTATTCGTAACTTTCCACAAACTTTTTCCACTTATCATGTTCAGTCACTACTCCAAGACAGAATAAATTTTGTTATACCTCTTTTTGCTCATTTTCTTCCTCTTGTTTCTACCGAGGCTTCCACAGCCAGAACATTTCTCCATAGACATAGTGACAGAATCCATTTTCATCAGAATCTGTCCTCGTCAACGCCAGTTCCTCCTGAAAGTCAGAAGGATGTTTCGTTCTAAAGTCTGAACCTGATTGTAGTTGCTTAGACTTCCACTTGTGCTTCATGTAATATTTCATATTAAGGTTTCTTCACAGCCTTGTCCTGTAGCTGACGACTCTCGAGCACGGTGTTTCACAATCCAAGTAACGTGTGTTGCGACAAAATGGTTAAGATGATGTGTAGGTGAAGCTTGAACACAATGGTTTCCCATCTACCATTGATATTCTTTCATGTCTGATTTATCCATTGCGTGAAGGTGGAGTTGTTTTCTCACTCCTTAAGCTATCATACTGAACCAAAGCGCTATATATATTCTCCAGGAACTGAATCAAAGCCATTTCATGAACTCCACTCTTTCTAGTTATTCTTCATCTCTATACGGTTCATGCTTCAAGAACTTAATTGTCCATTTCCACTATCCAGAAATCCAGCAAGACACAAAAGCATATGTCATTTCGAGATATATGAGAACAAAAAGGTTCAAATATAGTGTGACACATTCCTTGAGTTCTTGGGATATGAAAACGCTTCAGTCTGGTTTTGATTTCTACTCAGAGTTTGGTTCTTCTTCATGTCTTTTGTTATCGTATCTTTCTCCATAATATATATATATGAATCTGTCTCCCTAGTTATAGGAATCAAGTCTGGAGGCAAAGTTGCTTGCTCTACCACAGTGGTTACCAACATTTATGATAAGTGGATTTCTGAGTTTGTCTGATTGTAACAACTCCGGATCTGCGATGCGCAGAAGAGAGACAAGGATACCAATCCGAAGAAGATCCATGAATCAAAAAAAGTCTACAAGGATAACTGAGGAATAAGAATCATCCCGAAAACATGGATTTGATGGTGGAAAGTGACAGGTGATGAACAGAGACAAGAACTAAAAAGGTTGAAGATTCTATACTCTAACCCCTAATTTTTTTTTAGTAACATCACTCTAACCCCCTACAAATGCAAAATTTTGCCATTCAAAAATATTTAGAAAAATTTATGACAGTGAATAAAGAACAAAACATAAAAGAGGCTTTTTTATATAACCTTATACATATAATTCTTAACTTGGGTTTATTTACATTAAAAATTAATTTTTTTTTTATTTATATTATTGAATATTGTTATTTCAATTTGTGACTGAAAAAAAATTATGAATTTACTGTGTTGATTAATTTATCTATGTTTATTTTATATGCATCAAAATCATACTTAAAAACAGAAGAAAAAAAAGCAGCAGCCTCTTGCCTTGCTCTCTCCTCCTCCATGGACACCGAAGGGCGAGAGCAAGCTCTGGATCAATATTTGGATCAACACCAAAGTCAAAGTCACCACCCGTTGCAGCAGCTGCTGCCACAGAAACATACGCACCCTCATCACAAGTGAATACAGGTGTGCTGTAAGCAAATTTAAGAGTTATACATCAGGAGATAATTCAACTAGTGACACAATGATAACAACATCATCAACTGTGGCGGCTATGCACTCAAAAAAGATAGTATTGTTTGATATACCTGAGGAGGAGCTGCAGAATCTAAAAAAGTACATTGGTGCACATAGTATATTGTCAGCTTACTACTTACAAAGGTTCAGCAGGCCAACTTCCTTCACTCAAGGACGCCAAGAGAGGAATGAATTCAACACTTCTGAAAGGAAATTCACTCTCCAAATCAAAGAGAAGACACCGAATAGGGCCATCAACATAACTTTTTCGATCCCAAAACTGACTACAGAGGGACTCCTGAAAAATTAAGGCACACGATAAGCATTATGGATGTGTACCATAGAGGAAAACTTTAAGATAACATACAGAAGCCATACATCTCCTTGATAAACCTTGCAAAGGATGTCCAGTATCAACTCCAGGTTGGCATCTTCCAGCTGCCAAAAATGCTGAGATTAGTGACATTCTGAAACAGCCTATGCCAAAACATACAAATTTGGATGTAATTAGAGTGTTAGTTGGTAAGTAATCCAACA
Proteins encoded:
- the LOC106307539 gene encoding 60S ribosomal protein L21-1-like: MPAGHGVRARTRDLFARGFRKKGTIPLSTYLRTFKVGEYVDVKVNGAIHKGMPHKFYHGRTGRVWNVTKRAVGVEVNKQIGNRIIKKRLHVRVEHVQQSRCAEEFKLRIKKNDELKAAAKARGETISTKRQPKGPKPGFMVEGMTLETVTPIPYDVVNDLKGGY